Sequence from the Panicum virgatum strain AP13 chromosome 5N, P.virgatum_v5, whole genome shotgun sequence genome:
ATCTCCTAAAGTTCAGAACCTCTAGTAACCAGAACTGAATTCAGTGCAATGGGCGGAACAGGTCCTCATATGAAGCTCTGACTTCAGCATCATCCCACTCCAGCCCATCCCACCATTCCCTTGAGCATTGTATCACATTGAGCCCTCCAGCAGAAAGTTTCAGCTTCTTCAGATTTGGGCACTCAACAATCTTCAGGCTCTGAAGCGATGGGAAGTGCAGCGTACATGTATTGCTGCTCAGCCTCCTGAACTTTGCCAAGCCATGGAGATACAGCTCTTGGAGGTTGGGGAAGGGTGTGATAACTCTAAACGCTCCCGAAGCTTGTTCTCCGCCACTTGCCGCTGCATCTTGCTCTTCACTGACAGTAATCAGCTCTTCCAGCCCATGGCAATACCAGATGAACAGTGATGATAGATTCTGTAGGCATCCGCCTTTGTAGATGATCTTTACCTTATGGAGTCCCTGAAGGATGATATCATGCAGGGTTGGAAGGATGGGCTGCTCTTCATCTACAAGTTCAGCCCGGGCTTGCAAGATGGCACGGGGGAGCGCATTGCTGCCAACAGTTTCTTTGCTGCCATCAATTATTACCTCCGCTAAGTTGCTGCAGCTTGCAATCCACACTCTCTTCAGGTTAGTCATGTTCTTCCAGAGGTGGCTCGTAGGAAGCTCTATCTTCGTCATGCTGGAACAAGTCTTTATCAGTATATTTCTTGTGGAACCAGCAAGGCGATATGACCGAGACAACCGCTCCAAGGCCTCAGGTGATTGTATTGTGATGTCTAGCGCCTTGAGCCTGCGCAGGTTCTCGAGCTCCTGAAATTCAACACCATTTCCACTTGCGCCAACCTTCCAATCTCCATAGCTGAGATCCATGTACAAGACTTGCAACATAGTGAGGCTGCATATAACACCACCTGGGATCATCTCTAGTGGCATATGTGAGAGAAGCAAGAATCGCAGAGTTGCTAGTGATCCTAGCTCCCTTGGCAGGGACCTGATGTTTGTGTTATACAAATCCAGATACTGCAACTGAACCAATGAACTGATCCCTGAAGGTAATTCGCTGATAGAAGTGTGGGACAAATCTAACACTCTGAGAGATGGCATGAACTGGAAGAAGCCATCACATATCTTGTCCAACCCAGGGTTGCCTTGTAGCATCAAAGTCTTCAGTAAAGGGCATTCAGGCTTCTCATACAGCTCAAGAATGTTGTTTCGCATGAAAGAGATCCGCTCAGCATCGCTCCACTTCTCTGCACCTGGTGCCTCCTTCAGCCCAACTCCGGCACGGACAAGCCATTTGGTCTCCTTCTCGCCAAAATCCGATGCTATCCATAGAGCCATAGCACGGACCATTGGATGCATTTTGATATGATCCTCATCTTCACCTTTCTCCAGCAAAGAGGCAATCTTTAGATCACCAAGAAGGTCATGCCCCTTGTTGTATATTTCATCCATCTCAGTGTACAAGTCATCTATAAAACCTTCACCAATGCAGTAGCCTATGATCCAATCCTTGGAAATGGAGAACTCCTCCGGGAACAGTGAGCAATATAATAGGCAGAGCCTTAGTTTGTCGCTGGGCAAGTTATCATAACTCTTCTTGAGAGGCTCAAGAACATCAAGTTCCATGCCAAGAAGCTGCCATGGGGCAATCTTAAGCACAGTAATGGCATGCTTCCACTCTTTTGCGGTGCGCTTGCTGGCCATCGCCCGACCAACAGTGATAAGCGCAAGGGGCAGCCCACCGCACTTTGTGGCCAGTGCCTGCGCTTGGAGCCGGATCTCCGGGCTAGCAGTCATCAGGTGATCACCGACCTTCTCGCGAAAAAGCTCCCACGCTGGTTCCCAGGGCAGACActccatcttgagcttgcggcgAACATCCATGCGGTCGCACACATCCTCGATCCTCGTTGTCAAGACAATCTTGCTCTTGGAGCTGTGCTTGGGCACCGGGATGCCGAGCATCCGGAAATTGAGTGGCTCCCAGACATCATCCAGCAGCAGCACGAAATTCATCTTGCTGAGCACCCTGTAGAGCACCCCGGCACGCTCCTTGGGCGTCCGGTTCTCCCACGACACGCCGAGCCGGTCACCGATGATCCTCTGGATATCATCAAGATTGTAGTCCTTGCCGACCTCGATGTAGATGGCAACATTGATGTCAGGGGAGTTGATGAGGAAGTCGTTGTTGAACTTGTTGAGCAGCGCGGTCTTGCCGACCCCGGCAATGCCGTAGATGCCGACGATGCCCACGTCGCCGTCCCGGACGCAGGTGTCGAGCTCCTGGAGGAGCGCGTCCCTGCCTAGGACGGGCGCGCTGGGCATCTCCTCGAAGCGGAGCTGCACGAGCTCGTCCGCGACCTTCTGGAATTCGGCCTTGTCCTTGAGGTCGACGGCCTCTGCGCGCGCCTCGTCGGCCATCTTGCTGAGGAGGTAGGTGGCCTTGACGCCGGGGGCCTGCTCCGGCGGGAGCTCCTGGCGCTCCTGGAAGTCGACGGTGATGGCCTCGACCCGGCCCTCGAGGATGGAAACGCGCTCGAGCCACCACGTGACCTGGCTGGTGGCCTCCATGCCCTGGCGCTCGGAGGCGTCGACCATGCGCTGGACGTCGTCGCGCTTGCTCTTGAGCTCGCTCATCTCGTGGATCATCAAGTCGATGTAGTCGCCGCAGGACATGACGTAGCCGACGGTCCGCGCGAAGTAGTCCTTGAGCGGCCGGAACACCGTGTCGATGATGGACGCCACGAACTCCATCTCCGCGAGCACGAAGCCCGAATCTTCAGCAAGAAAGCGCTAATCCTTGGTTCCCCTCGGAGCCAAGAACTCAAAATTGGCACGGACCGGAGGATCTTGGCGCTGGAGAAGCCGAGCAAGGCCTAATCCCCGTTGGTGGAGCTGATGCGCATAGGATCTGCGGGCCGGAGGAATCCACCAAGATGCAATCTGTGGGTGGCATCAACTGGGGATTCTGGGGAACTCGGAAGGTACTGACGAATCGGTTGGAATTTTTTGGGGGAGGCCACGGGAAATGGACAAATTGGTAGGTCTCTGAGCTCAGAGATCGGAGCGGTGGGCAAGCGGTGGGTGCTGATGGCAACTCCCAGCGATGAAACGGAAGGAGGGAAGAAACCAAGAAAAACTCAGGCCTGCGGTGTGGAAGATGACTGCGCAGAGGCGCTGACGCAAGCAGAGACTCGCGCCGTGCGGGGAAGGTGGGGAGTGACTGTGTGAGAGACGACTTGACTTGGGCACGGCACGAGCACGATGACAGGATCCCGATGGCGCCCCGgcgttttttcttttcttttttctttttgcgagGAGCCCGGCGAGTTGTTTATTCGAGACTTTGGCTTTGTTTTTGCCACCTGTGGAAGAGAATAAAAAGTACTCACGCCGGACTGGCAAACGTGATACGATCTGATCTAGGAGCATGAATGACCAACCGAGCATGTTTGCGAGTTGTAAAAGCAGTAAAAAAATTGTGCTAGTTGCCGATGTGTGCGGACTTTTCGATCAAAGAAACGTGGTCCAGGAAACAATCGCCTCTTCGACCgtcgacaggtggggccggctcTGTGTTTGGACTCGGGTTGCAGATGCAGATGAACTGGTGGATCCATCTGCTCTCTGCTGAAAACTTGAAGATCCACACCTGCTGAAATGAGGGCGTGTTTAGTTTGATAATTTTTTTGGGTTTGGCTACTATAGcattttcgtttttatttagtaattagTGTTCGACTAATttggctcaaaaaattcatctcatcatttacaacTAAATtttgcaattagttattttttaaaattaaattatatttagtgctttATATATGTGTCttaaaattcgatgtgacgaaaaatcttgaaaatttataggaactaaacagggcctgagcCAATCAGCCAAAGCTACCTGCATCCTTGTCCGATGCTTACTGAAGCGACTATCAGCTACTCCTATCCGGGGGCATGGATAAGACGAGGCCCAAGGCGCAAGGAACAAGACTTAGAGGTTATAAATTGTAGGCCCATCAATGTGGagcgccttttttatttttgcatttttcaaaaaaaaatttacagaaatatatttttggatttaggttttacagttctatacccctaccgcccggcagggggggcggcagggggcctaccgcccggcaggtgggcggtagggacctatatgcaGGTCTACTTGTAGCTATAAGGCAGCTCCAAGAAGATAGTCaattttcacctcctatatggccagatgttgtcaataggtggtgtgtgaggcatatggctgctaatttttatgagcggttcaagaataaggatatgatgaatttgttcaagcgattgtgcactcagaatcagcagagaaagtttgatgctttgtggggtataattgatgacatgagtgctgaattgcttaagagccaggcctcatcatccagcaggagacgttctacagattcattagttggacatgctaaactattttcacagtggattgatggtgcacctaaagagaagtggtcacttctgtatgacacagatgggagacgttatgggatcgagacgaccaaccatgctgaatgttacaatatggtaatgcgtcgtgttcgtggatttcctcttgttggcattgttgagttcatcatgtatggatgcatAAAGTATTTTCGGGAGCGATACACATCAGCCGctcccttacttaatgatccaggagtgcatttttgcagaagggtcaatgagtacatggagaaaaaagttgaaaaggctcgatttcactcagtcatatcgatgggcacaaaggagcaaagatttgaggtatcatgcagggacaggaccggacagggtgtccgcagacaaagggtaattcaagaagttttgataaccattgacgggaggatgttctgccgatgtcagaagccaaaggtgcatcacttaccatgctcccatgtcatcgcggcttgttctgtatctgggttagatgctgcgtcatatgtttctcaatatttcacaaaagaagccgcagcacagacttggtgtcatgagatatacggcattggtattctaggcccattcactcaaaaaaatctCCATCCAATTCTCATCCCTGATGCAGCTACGAAGCGGGGCATAGGCCGAAGGCAGACACGTCGTATCCGGAACAGAATGGACAAGGCCGaggctggaaagaagaaaaaacattgcaacttgtgtggagcggacggtcacacttacaagaagtgcccacagctATCAGTACCCAatgctgctgccgaggctggaccttccgggaatccgatggatggatcggctccacctacaagaattcgccgcatctagttgtgcatttatttgtgtgtacgaaatTAAGTATATTGTGTATATACTATGTCTAAATGTCTTGTTTAACTAGTTGGCAGTGCgtatttctatagaatttggtTGTAATGAACGTAACCTTTAATGTAATATCTTATGTGGTATCTTGTTTAACGTTATATTTATATATCGTTCATTGTATCAAATTGGCTAGCCCCAAATGCTTGGACACATGGTTTGTCGCCACCTATAGCACAAGCCACCACATAATGTGACACATAGAAGATAGCTAAATGAGTACACATCCATGATACTGAAGAATCCAAATTATTTCAGTACAATTTGCTTCACAATTTAGACCGATGAACAATATATGTTACacattatttcatgaaatcattTAGGTAGTCAcgcacagggggaggaacatcatctcttggaggccatggtttggggggcatgaaatcatctaagtCGTGATCCCAGTTAACAGAacttggtgctggaggtggtgcagtttgacttgacgaacctcttgactttccctttctctcttttatggttctactttcatgtacagggggaggaacatcaggtgttcgaggccacgatttggggggcatgaagtcatccatatcgtcatcccagttaacacaactaggtgctcgaggtggtgcagcacgacttgacgaacctccggtcacgTGTTCCTGCGGAGGCCGAGAACTATGACCCGAAGATCttttccacctccttcgtctagtttgcggcataactccaccgaagatacataccaattttttgaaatttggtatcgatttgttaatcaactccgtgtcctcggggtaatcctagcatataattacacaataattttactatttcgtaaatatagattacaaataacggacgtgattagaactgaataagagttaccttaatgtgcatctcatacacctctggccgtatccatatcttacaagtagtttgtaagaatccaataacatgttgatgattcgctagttcacataccctcatgtatatcttcctacgttctagcaggtattcctttaaatcttgcattgtaatacctcgaaacaatgtcaaatatttaaactcaactaatttggacaacaccatctctatcgtaccatccgctaatggatccaacttcttactaaTTACAAGAcgtgtcatgatctcaagaaCTATACTGGATTTTtattcggtccatgaaaatccaacagaattggaggcagacattgccttatgctgcaataacagtaaggtactgtcatactaagtttactattctatatttcactatccaaaatctaaatctattctaattcatgattattttagaaacaagtctataatagttgagaaatattggttacctgcggttcggatcaaaaatcctgcagggcttcgccgatttttttacctccctcacccctcctctctccctctcccctctctggatctcgtgggtagaaaatgagggcgcagagggaaggattggagttttatatttgaggagggaGCATGCCgaccccctgccgggcggcaggccccctgccgccccaccagttggtggcagggggcctgccgcccggcaggaggcggcaggctccctccaaggacctctgcgcaaaaaaattttatttttatttacatataagtccctaccgcccacctgccgggcggtaggccccctgccgcccaggggggcggcaggggtataaaactgtaaaacctaaatccaaaaatatatttctgtaaatttttttttgaaaaatgcaaaaataaaaaaagcgcTCAATGTGGAGGCCTGCGGAAATATCTATTTGGTCAGTCTCAGAACATGTTCCATCGGCGGCCTAGCCCAGAGCGAGCGAACCAAATCCTTTGAATTTATCCAGAGCCCGTTTGGCAcagctttattttattttattttattttattttattttattttattggcATAGCAAGGAGCCGGTTTAGGACCCGAGGACAAATTAAAATGGAAGCCGGTGAAGCTTCTCTTTAGCTCCATCGATTCCGGCTGCTTCTGCAGCAAGGATCGGTTTGGGAGGAACCCACCAAACATGATCTTATTTATTTAGATGGTACAACACGCTATATTCgcttggctggtgctgatttgttatgagagaacagtactgctgactggctggtagctagTTTAGTATGAAAAACAGTACTGTTGGCTTGTTCGCTGACAAGCCTATGATCCAAGTTTGTATAATTTAGTTTTgggtgtctttttttttctcctttttaagTTTCACTGCCATCCCTGTTAGATGTTACCTCTATCATTTTCACAACAACGATGATACCGGGTTGATTCTTTTTTGTTGTCTAGCGTCACCCTCTTCTTAGTCGGCGACATTGGCCCATACATTGCCCCGTTATAGAGAAGAGGATTGTACAACTACATTACATTTAAGGTGTTAATCATGTTCTTAGAATTTAATTTTAACCATATAGATTATCTTTAATTCGtgtgtttttttccttttaagtTTCATTACCATCTCTTGTCGCTATATCATTCATGGTAAGATCAATACCAAATTGGTTAAATTTTGTTGTCTAGCACCACATATTTGATCGCCGACGTGCGCGGCTCGACTAGGAGAAAGAGTCGAGAGCAGCATGGGTTCCCTCCCTCCTGAGGCCCTCCCCCCTACCTGCTGCACCCAACCCCTCCCCTACACCGGAGCTCTGCCCTCTCTAGCCTGCCTTTTTCTTctgcgccccctccccctgctgAGGGACATGCTCTGTCTAGCACGCTCGCGAGGCTCCCACCCAGGGGCGATCTTCGTTAGCGAGGTCCTTCGACATGCCCCAGTCTCCTCCCTGTCCCTGCGCCCTACTCTCCTTTGGATTTTGGTTTCTACTGCCTCCCACCCCCCCCCACCTCCTATGGTCTTTATCCTTAGTTTGCTATTTTTCTGGATGGGCTCCGGTGAGGACCACCATCGCCTTACTGTCCCGCGCCCCTATCCTTTTCGCACTTCTGTCTCCTGCCAGTCGGTGGCGAACCTCATCGTCTCCCTCTCCGGCCTCCTTCACGACGGCGTCCTCTTCCATTTCCACGCCACCGCTGATGACGCGGCTCGTTTCATTCAAATTTCGAACTCCCCTGCCTCAACCCCCGTTCTGTCGGTCTTGAGGCCCCTCCCtttctgtaacaccccggtgttattTTTGACACTAAATTTGTGCTTAATCGCTAATTGAGGTTAATCACCATCATTAGCGTTGATTGCGTTCGCATAGTAACTTTCGACTTAGCTATGTTCGATCttgtttttctccctaatccgaGCTCTAAATCAAAttttgcccaaaacgaaagttgtagatcttctcttcctctacaacttttattttggtcaaatttcaagttcccatgtaaaattttgagttttgaatGGTCAAACGCGAGTCAATTTCGATTAAAACGAGTATTGTGCAGCTCCAGTGCTTCCACTGTGCAcgcccgacgcccataccggcgtctggacgccggcgagctcctccacgcGTCGAGCATCCGGCGAACCTCGCCGTCCGTGCACCGCTCTTCTCCTCACGCAGGCCCGGGAAGCTTCCCGTCCCGTCCATTCCCTTCCCTTCCTCGAGCTCACGCGAGCAAAGCCTAGCGAAgccgccgtcgctcgccgcgccggctgTTCCTTGCCGCCCCACCTCGATCCACCACACTCCAAGTCGCTCCACCTCGCCCCGAACCTCCTCTGATCATCCACTAGCTTGGTTGAGCCATCCGCCGGCCGAATCGAGCTCCAgaccgccgtccgccattgcCGTTCTTCCCCGGAGCTTCGCCCCCTCCGTCGATCCCGTGCCTCCGGCCCTtctccgcccaaatcgagcccacggtgagctcggtcgcgacctcctctccctccccgaccTCTTCCTCGCTCGATtctggcgccaccgccgccgggaacgtgccgcgccgccgcggccgcccgagcgccgccgctgcgcccgccGCGGGCTGCCTTCGCATGGGCTCCAGCTGCGCGGCCGCAAGCCCCGGGGCCGCTTGGCCTTCCTaagccccgcgccgccccctcccgcggtcgccctgctccgccgcggccggaaCGGCCCGGCCACCACTGCCGCcaccgcaagccgccgccgcctctggtctggtgcgccgctgccgcctcgtgCCGCCCCTGCATGGGCCGCGGGTGCGCGGGCCCCTGTGCGCGAGCCCggccgcgctgcgccgccggccagccggcccacggccgccgcgcgcgccccagggcgccgccggcgtgcgcggccggggCAGGCAGGCAAAGCAGGGGAGCCCCCCTTTGCTCTCTCTATCCCACTACCAGGTGGGGCCCGCGGGTCAGTGAGAGAGGGGGTTAAGGAtagatttttgttttctttattgTCTTTTTGGCTGAAAACTTTaagaatttgtagaaaaatatcaaaaaatgagtaaaatgcaaaataaattttgttaggtttctaaaatcaggatcttcagaagaaaaatgctTGTGCATGTGAAATGTTAATTTTGCCCCTACTAAAAATTTGTTTTGTGCTTaatctagtttatttaatacttgttgttctattgctctaaaaattataaaaaaattgcagtggcttactccttgcatgtgtagtccactgaaaaattttcaggtgcatggcctatatgcatgtgtgtggattTATTGTTGTTTGATTTTCCTTCTAGGGTTAAAATAATTACTTTCGATCGTCACTAAATGTTGGAATTTTGTGTGGCATGCTTTATCGCTATCACGTTAAGTTGGTAATTTTTGTTGCTAGATCCTATATGCAAGTTAAGTTTTTGCTTTTAATTGccctagctatgctcttttcttttataattgtgGTTAATTgattatttcatgcatgtgtaacctcaACAAAGCAAGCTCTTGTCTTAATGCATGCTGCTCTAAGCAAGTTTAGTAgttgttgttttgaaggaaacacttcaggctaaaacgaGTTGAACTTCTGAACCGCAACTAAGCACTTAAATCGTTCAATTGTTACTTTCTTTGTGGTGGCTACTCAGTAGATGCATGTCAGTTCTGTCGGTTCTTTCAATTGCTTTGTATCGAAATACATCCGCATTGATGCATCTCATTTAGATACGCTAGATGGACAACGCATGGACATGAAGCACGTGATGACGGAACCGAACCCCAAGATGGCGTTGGTGGACGTGTCCTGAAGAGAAAAGAACCCGCTAGAGCAACTAAAGGTCCGGCCCAAGGTCTTGTTTCTACTAACactgactttgtgtcaaacccaggtaagccccggagcataacccttaattttagtattcaatgtttattatataattattgtgcatttacatttctaggagttgattggaactgtagatgcatgatccctagattTCCTCAATTactctactagtgtgcaggtcgttagtactgccatgcttaatcaggattcggtagaagtcgagtgattcctgtcactcgcgagatatatgtcCTAATTACTTATGGCAAAGTGGTTTGAAAATGAATCTATGAGAACATAAgcatggagaccgggcggagaggaattgaattatggatatggaatgtatggaaagtaagcctccgcctgtgtcgattgaggaccgtaccgttgttggctgtgctgacaaagtttgaacagtactaaccacctgccgggagtaggaggtagtcgaaaccggtaagctagtTACCTGAATTGCAACGATagtttgaatcgcgacctgctactctgggagtggaatgatggcgggtgttggagtgtatgtcagCTCCGGGTTCTCTAGGAGTTCaccgtgagggacccttcacccgggttttggcaggcgtggttcagacgtcggggtgatgatgggaacagttgacatgtgtggtccggcgtggctgcacgtgtcgtgtgagttaggtccaccttgcaaggttaaatcggatcgattcgccgtttctctcggttaagagaaccttggtcacttcgtcacatcgtagtaaagaaatgGTAATGAGAATGGAACGAAAATGATTTGATTGTGATATTACCAGAGGATTTCTCTGTTctaccatgtgtgttttagaaattcaggcaaacctagttggtaCGGTGTATACTAAACCTAAGCTAAAATTTGGAAGTAAGGATCCATTGTTAGTagccttttcagcaaaataaactccatagccaaaaagttttacatgtctagatagtgggctaagtatacccgtgtcgggtaagtcttgctgagtattagtatactcagggtttgttgtcaccctgttttcaggtaactactgctggttggagctaaccatgattcacattggtgggctcgatgtgacgttctcacgtcatcgtagttatCGTGGTTtttaaactaaacttctatttaaattccgcTGCATGTTGAACTTTGATAATTTATTTAAAACTCATTTTGTAAAGCTCTgctttgtaaattaaatttgagaatttttgtctgcttgtaatcatctgtgctcgtcttcgtgcgagacttccagtgtttttcgattcttaacccagcaggctgccggattacaccattttaagtgcgtggtggcttgattaatacttaaaatgatatttagcgcacttaagccggtttaatttgggcggttgtCACACTTTCCCTCGTGCTGACGTCTACCCGAgcggcggtgacggcgatgATGCTGCTTTTTCTCAAAGCAATGCGCTTGCAGCTAGCTCTTCTATCTCCAACAATGCCTCCCCCTTAGCCTCTTTTCCCATTCCTCCTTTCTATGCATCACGTGATCCTGATCCATGGCCTCGTGCTCGTTGCCTCTGCCTCCGGGTCCCACTTGCCAGTGGCTAGGGGGCATTCTTGGTGCCCCACCTATCTCAGCTTCCTACTTCGGGTCGTCCAGCCCCAACTCGCCCCCTCACTTTGCCTGGTCCTTACCGTCGTCAGCTGTTGTGGTGATCAAAGTCGCTCCCGTTCAGGCATCGCGCCAATCACTAGCTGCTTTCCACAGCCTTGCTGCCCCTTTGTGTTCGTCTGCCAACTTTTGCTCAGGCAGCCGCCTCCGCTCCTATTCATACCCCTGCAGCTCCCTGCCTGACCACATCCTCCCCAACCCCTCACCACAATCTGTGGCGGTGCGGCCACAAATGCCTCGTCCTTGACCACAAACTTGAGCGTTGTTGTGACCCCATCAGGTGTCGCCGTTGTTGGGTCTTCGGGCACACGAAGCGCCACTGCAATCTTCCTTCCCCCACCATGAT
This genomic interval carries:
- the LOC120672457 gene encoding disease resistance protein SUMM2-like, producing MEFVASIIDTVFRPLKDYFARTVGYVMSCGDYIDLMIHEMSELKSKRDDVQRMVDASERQGMEATSQVTWWLERVSILEGRVEAITVDFQERQELPPEQAPGVKATYLLSKMADEARAEAVDLKDKAEFQKVADELVQLRFEEMPSAPVLGRDALLQELDTCVRDGDVGIVGIYGIAGVGKTALLNKFNNDFLINSPDINVAIYIEVGKDYNLDDIQRIIGDRLGVSWENRTPKERAGVLYRVLSKMNFVLLLDDVWEPLNFRMLGIPVPKHSSKSKIVLTTRIEDVCDRMDVRRKLKMECLPWEPAWELFREKVGDHLMTASPEIRLQAQALATKCGGLPLALITVGRAMASKRTAKEWKHAITVLKIAPWQLLGMELDVLEPLKKSYDNLPSDKLRLCLLYCSLFPEEFSISKDWIIGYCIGEGFIDDLYTEMDEIYNKGHDLLGDLKIASLLEKGEDEDHIKMHPMVRAMALWIASDFGEKETKWLVRAGVGLKEAPGAEKWSDAERISFMRNNILELYEKPECPLLKTLMLQGNPGLDKICDGFFQFMPSLRVLDLSHTSISELPSGISSLVQLQYLDLYNTNIRSLPRELGSLATLRFLLLSHMPLEMIPGGVICSLTMLQVLYMDLSYGDWKVGASGNGVEFQELENLRRLKALDITIQSPEALERLSRSYRLAGSTRNILIKTCSSMTKIELPTSHLWKNMTNLKRVWIASCSNLAEVIIDGSKETVGSNALPRAILQARAELVDEEQPILPTLHDIILQGLHKVKIIYKGGCLQNLSSLFIWYCHGLEELITVSEEQDAAASGGEQASGAFRVITPFPNLQELYLHGLAKFRRLSSNTCTLHFPSLQSLKIVECPNLKKLKLSAGGLNVIQCSREWWDGLEWDDAEVRASYEDLFRPLH